GTGCCTAGGGTTGTGCAATTGTTGGCCGAAAGCTATAACCCCCATGTTAGATATGGTGCGACGCTTGCTTTAGGTATCTCTTGTGCCGGCACTGGTCTTGAGGTGAGTTTAGAGAAAGTTGTGATTGAAATGAAATTGGCTAATCTAATTATGATAGTCCGCCATTGAGCTCCTTGAACCCATGACCAAGGACCCTGTCGATTATGTCCGTCAAGGTGCCTACATCTCCCTCGCCATGATCCTCATCCAACAATCCGAAGCCGCCTGCCCTAAGTCTGTCGCCATTCGAGAACTTTTCGCTAAGGTCGTGGCCGACAAACATGAAGACCCCATGGCTCGATTCGGTGCTTCCCTCGCCCAGGGTATCATTGATGCCGGTGGTCGCAACCTGACCCTCGCCCTCTCTACACGAGCTGGTACTTTGAACCAGAACGCCGTTGTCGGTATGGCGCTCTTTGTTCAGTTCTGGTACTGGTTCCCTCTCGCCCACGGTTTGGGTCTTGCTTTTACCCCTACAGCAGTGATTGCCATCGACGGCAAGATGAAAGTTCCTCAACTCGAGCTTGAATGCCATGCCCGTCCGAGCTTGTATGCTTACCCCGCCACcgaaaagaaggtggaggagaagaaaaaggacaagcAGAAGGCTGCTGTGCTTTCCACTACTGCTAGGGCCAAGGCGAGGGAGAGGGTCAAGAAGGCCGAAGCGGGTGAGGCGATGGACACCGACGACAAGATTGAAGAGAGCgggaagggcaaagatACCGCGCCTACACCCAAAAAACCGAAACCATCTGaaccatcctctttcaagATCCTCAACATGTCTCGTGTCACCCCTTCACAACTCGCGCACGTCACCTTCCCTACTTCGGGACGTTACACCCCCGTCCGACCTCTTGAtcactctcctctctcagGCTCTAGCGTTAACGGTAAGCCATCAATGTTAGCGTCCGGAGCTAGTGCCAGTGGCAGTATCGTGGTTCTCCGAGACCAAAAGCCCGAAGAGCCTGCAGAGTATATCGAACTGAGTAAGGAATTGTGGCCCGGATGGCTGCCAGCGAACCCTGAGGCGGCAGCAGCTATTTTGGCACAGGCTGCCGCAGAAGGATCTGGTGCGGCGCCTGGTTCGGGTGTTACTGGGCAAGctcagcaacaacagcaagagcccgaggaggaggcagaggcaCCTCCAGCATTTGAGTACCCATTCGAAGATGAATAGAGGTCGTAAAATGTAGAATCGTGTAATGGAAGAGTATTTCTTTTTGCAGATGGTAGAGATGAGTAGTCATGACCCCAAACTTAAATGCATTTGGATCTATATATGAACGTCGTTTCTATGGTGTTTTTAATGGCGGGGTCGAAATTCAAAGTATGAAATACATTGTAAAATCTACATCAATGAGTTATGAATCGCCAAAAAATCCGATATTTCTGAAGAATAGGGTATAAAGATCATGGGAGCTTCTCGACGCCTCGATCACTTTCCATGTCCAACTTGCAGTAAGAAACCCTATCAGAGCTCATCAGCTCATTAATCCTTACAATAACCACAGACCAGAACGTACCTTGTTATCCCTCACACTAAATAGCCACACCCATCCATTGTCCCTTCCCatgcttcctcctccaccggctccaccacctccacttcctccgcccccgcccccgccaccaccaccactacCCCCAGGGCCGCCTCCACCGGCCCTCATCTGCTGCACACCCTCTCTTATACTATCCATATACCGTCTGTCTCCCGGATGGACCCCTTCTTTGTTGAGCAAGCTGCGCCAGGCTTCGTCGTCTGTGATCCAGGCTGTGTCGAGGGTAAGTTGGCAAATCAGCAGAGGAGGGAGGTCTATGCCGAGCACTGGGAGAGTAGATTGGGTTTGGGTTGCAAAATCAGATGCTATATGCAAGTTAGCCGGTTTGCCCTGCGTGGTGTATCATTATGAGGAGATCCCACCTTTATCATAGTAGACAGACTGCAACCGTTACGATATGAGTGAGCAGGTCGATCAGTGAGGCGAAATCCACAAATCCGAGATAAAACTGATGCGGGAAAAACATACCTTCGTACCATGACGATGTTTCCTAACTGGTCTGCCCTTCGTCCCCTTGGCACTCATGGGTTCGGGGGGCAATATCAGCTTGATCTCCACCTCAGCTTGTTTGGGTTCCACCGACAATGCTGCGGCTTGAGCGGACGGAATGGATCCTTCGGCCGTAGCGTAGGACGCATCGATCCGTCGTTGATCAGATATAACTATGCGCAGATGATTACACAGATCATTTCGAGGAACTAAAAGGTTTGATCAGTAGCGCTACGGTGTAAAGCATGCGAACGGCtcaccttccacctccGAGCGACGCAAGATACTTCTTATCTTAATAGTGGATCGACTTGCTTTGGGAATAACCAAATATCTATGCCTTGATCAGAACTTGTTTCAGGCCGCGAATTAGAACACTCACAGGATGTTCTGGTCCTGGCACTCTTGTGTAACCTCTTCCagacttcttccatcatcatacTGGAAATCCGCTCTAATACCTGCTCGCCACAACTCGCCAATTATTTGAAGTCGGTGTGCAAGGTCGacttgaggaaaagatgctACATAGACATCACATCGCTGCAGCCTTTTGTCAGTAACTTTAGGTGAAATTCAACATTTCGATACTTACGGCCGGACTCCAGTAGCCAAATGAACGCTCATCCTCATTGGGCTTTTCCATTAATCGtcgagaaagagaggacTCGTATCGTGATACGATGCGAGCAAGTTGACTAAAACACTTCAGTCAACGAACGACAGCTTCGAGGCACAATTGGAATGCACTTACTCCACAGCAATGGACATCCCTACACCAAATACTCTTCTTGATTGGGAGTGCATTGCAGGCTGTTTAAAATGTTCCAATAAAGAGTCGTACCTGGGAACAATTATCCTTACTGTTCCGTCATAAGTGGATGTAATGCTCACCGTCCTCCGTATGCTACAACATCCTTttgcttcccttttctcACGCACTCAAACATGAACCCTCCGCGGAAGAATTCGCTGTGTTTTGCAAGAGTTGGTCGGAAAAGGATCTTCCTACTTACTCCGCATGCTCTAGCAGAATTGATAACATTCGCCATATCATCCAGAGCAATGGCTAGTTTCCTCTTAGCTCCAGCTAAGGTGAAGATGCTTTCTAATCTCTTGCGAACTACTTCGAAATCACCTGCTCACAACGTGAGTACTTACAAACTATGGGCCATTGAACGATTCACCTGTTATACAACACTGTTCCAATTCGTCCATTAACATCCTTGATAGACCGGTAACATTACTCAACAAATTCCTCGACTGCGTAGAAGGGTTTACGCTGTTACTAGCGCCCAGGTTTCTGAATTGCTCTAAGACTTTCAATCGAGGTTTATCTGGACGGTCTGGTATTATGCTTAAAATAGCGTCGAGCACTGATATGTGGTCAGCAGCGTGTACTTAACGAATATGAAAAGAAGCTCACCTGTTTCATGGCTAACATGGAACTCGTACTCCACTGAAGATGTTCCTCGCATACCACGAAATTCTGATATCACCTTGTCCACCACTTCAAGGCATTCTGCTTCCGCCGCTGCAGAATGGATAGGTGACACAATATCAAAACTGTTATAAAATGAGACGGGTTTACTGAAAAAATGAGCATTGGTATGTGCTTACCTGAGTTCTCCTGAGACCACGGGCTGGCCACCGAGTTGGTGCTCTGTGTACTTCCTTCCTACGTGGTATCTCTTGATTCTTTCTATCTGTCTTCTTGTAGCACTTCTGCCCATAGCAAGGACACTACTGCTTGGTAATTGCACTACCTGCCCGCTCTTTTCGATTAATCTGACTGGATCTAAATTAGGGAAAGCATCAAGCAATGTAGTCTCGGGGATGAGCAGAGGTAGATAAGTTTCGACAGCACCATGTCgctggaagagatcaaCGAGACGCTGAATGACAACGGTCAGCCAGACTTGAAGCTGATCATCAGAATCGTTGTCATAGGTATAATCAACCAAACGATGATTCACATCGACGATATTGTGGGAGGTACGGTCGAAAAGGGTATCAAGGAGGGTGTTGTAGTGTGACGACTTAGGGTCAGTAAGCTCTGCATGTTTGGTCAACAAGAGAGTATAAGAGTTCGAAAAACGTGCAAACCCACCAAAGATAACCGCATCGTaatcctccttccttttttcagGTGTAGGTAACAATGGACTCCTCAACAATTCAGTTGCTTTGAACCTTGCTGCTGGATCGTGTGCTAGTAATCTCTGAATAATCTCCCTTTCGTTTGGCTTGTGGTTTGGAGCCCATCctggaggaaaagagatacTGGATTGCCGCACGGCGGTAAGGATGTGGACACGTTCCATAGCCGTCTTAAAGGGGTAGCACAtctcaaagaagatgataccGAGTGAGTACATGTCGGCCTAACACCATCACATCAGTCAAGGGTGTTTTTAATAGCCAAATTAACTGACCTTCTCGTTGTATGATCGCGAGATCGCAACTTCCGGCGCAATGTACAGGCTAGTACCGATATTGGAAGTCTGGTCTATGTTATCAACTGGGGAGGCAATTTGTCCAGAGGCGATTTCAATAGCAGTCATCTCAGACGTCTGTCGATAGTGTGTTAGCAAGAGAATAAAGAGCCTTTTAAGTTATAGCTTACAGAAAGACCAAAATCGGCGATCTTGACGTTACCATCTCCATCTATATGCCGGCGTTAATGACAGTGATTACCATATCTCTCTTACAACTTACCTAACAAGATATTGGAGGGCTTTAAATCTGTTCACAACAATTAGTAAAGGCTCATGCGGCTCCAACAACATAAACACACCTCGATGCACGATACCCAACGACGCCATGTGGGCTAGAGCAGATAAAACCTGCCTCAACAACCTCCAAACCTCATTATCTGTCAGGCCGGCAGTAATTGCTTCTCTCAGAGTTTGCTACACCGAAGTTcagctttttctttcctttataaaagtggagaagaggcagaCACATACTTTCTCAACAAACTCCATCTGAATATACAAGATCCTTCTCACCATCCCATCCGAAGTGGAGCTCGTCATTACTGATGTGGACGCCGATGGTTTGCCTGGGATGCTCTGACGTTGAGATCGCTgtcggaagagagaagacttAGGTTGAGAGCGCCCACGAGGTTCCGAAGGATCAGCCGTTGCGGCGCTTGACTCAGATTCAGTGTCCGAATCGCTgtcgtcatcctcactcgaatcatcttcgtcagaatcgtcatcatcatccccgTTCGAGTTCGTAAATCGAATTCTTGGGAAAGAGGCACTTCTCGAttgatctcttcttgacaGTGAAAAGTCATCAAAGTTGACTGCGAAgatgtcttcttctgttgaACACGTAGCTCCTGTCCCTGCAGTTGAAGTTGAGTGTATAGAATCTTCTAAGGTCGGAGTGACGTCGGGAGGATTGGCATCTTCTAGCCAGCAGCCGTAGTAGCGAACGATGTGCTGGTGATTCACACGGGACAGATTGTTAACTTCACGATAAACCTTCTGCTCATTATCTTCAGGTCGAAGCTTGACTTTTTCTGTGGCCTCTTGTCAGTCTCAAACCCACGATACGGCATGAAGAACCTACTGATGGCGTAGAATCTCCCGTCCAGCTTATTCCTCGCTTTTACCACTTCACCGAACCCACCTTTACCCTGCCACAAGTTTCCTATTAGCTTGCTTTCACCGGCCATATGCAATCGCAAAACCAACCAGAAATTCCACTTCTTCGAAATCCGCTCTGTATCTAGACAGTCTGGGTGTCAAAGGCTGCGGGGTATTTGGTAAGAAGTTAAAAAGGCCTCGGTTGATGGGAGATACGCCCAGTATGGCTTGCGAGTTTTGTGGAATACTTTGATGTCGAGCATGGCCAGGAGCTACATTACTAGTCAGTCCTATTCCTGAAGATAACAGTCACAGAATGAGCACGTACCGCTACTTATTCGGACTGCCCGACGAGTGACGTCGTCGAATGACCGTAACTTGGCAAGGCTTTCGTCGGCtgtcaacctcttcttcggatTGGGATGGAGTAGGCCTGTAAGAAGTTCAGTCATTGAATCCGATAATCCAGGAGCTGAAACATTTAATCAGACAACTGTACCACAACGGCATTGTTATATGAGGAACCCACCATGCTGAAGTAGGGTAGGGAAATTGTGGTAGGTCCGCAGAGTTTCAGGTCCAAAGAGCATCTGAATCAATAACAACCCTGCATGCCACATATCTCTTGGCCTTGTATAAGAATGCGGTGAATCACGCTCATCGGGTGATAACCTGCTGCCGTTAGTGACCGCACCATACGCACATACAAGACTAGATGGAGGAACATACCATTCTTCCGGAAGGGTTTGGATTACATTTTTGATAAAGGGGTTTGAGCGATGCAAATCGACGATACGCCGGGCATAACCTGTCCCTGCAAGCTTGACGATCTTTTCGCCGTTGGAAGTTGTCGAGATAAGTGTAAAATCGAGGTCCAGCTCTGTTGCGTTCTCAGCTTAGGAAACTTtcaaaggatggaaggaataTGCTTACGCTTCTGGCAACTATTTCGTTGATGTAGCTGACTAAGTCCTATAAGGACTTGTGAGATGTATTCCTACAGTTGTATCAGTAACGATATGGCTTGATTTCTAAGGCAAACCTCACTTTAGAAagatcttctccaaaaccTTCCTTCGGTATCCAGCTCCTCAACTTCATATTATCACTCAATCCCTCCGTTACCAAAACCAacctctcccatccctttggactcttctctctcttgacCGCATAAACCTTCACCACATGTTCTGACATCGTCCCCTGAGCTCTCAAAGCCTCAACAGTACAAGCCTCGATTCGCTTAATACCTATCGCGGTTGAGTAGTATGGGTTGGCAAAGTCGACGATGTGGACCGTGACATTGGGTGAAGATGCTCTGACAAAGGAAGCTGTATCGGATCGCTGGCTGGGGTTATGTTTGCGATCGGGCTCCGCAGTATATGTCGTCCAGAGGgtttccctcttcccgccAAACAGTATCCAAGATTTCCAACTACCCTCCCATCCATCGACTGCAATCGCCTCATCCAACTCTAACTCTCTCTTGTCCAGATCGCCAACGTCCAATATGGCAAGAGATTCTTGCCTGCgacgctcttcttcaagatatTTAGCATTGTTTGCagtttcctttttcttgatgGTGTTGAGCTGGATCTGGTCATGCAAGTATCGATTGTTCTTGTCcaattcttttttcttacGTTCTGCTTCTGTGGCTCGACTGgcctcctctgccttttaAATGGTAAGGCGAAGTGAATAGAGGGGTTGAGTATGTTACTTACAGCTCGTTGAGCTTCTTCACGTCTtgctttctcctccataaGATTCACGTCCCCAGGGCTAGGCAGTGGCGCGTGGTTTTCTGAGATGAAGTCTCGGACTGTATCAATAAGCTATTCAAAAAGTCAGTATTGTCACTTAGAAAATCATTATAACAAAAGTGAATCACCTCAAAAATCATGACCTCGCCTATTTTGGATCTCGCCTTGTCCTGTACGATTCTATGCAGTTGCTGCACATGATTTGCCGTCAAGTATTCAGGTTCTCGAAGCAGCAAAGGGGGAATTTGGTGAGGGTACGCCTGCAATATTGTCGACTGGAATGAGGTTCGAACACTGAGAGGAGTCACAACTGGCTTACCTGAatcatctttccttttaAAATCACACTAactctctcatcctctaTCGCACAAATCTTGACCTCCCACCATCCCGATTCAACCTCCGTTCCCCAAGCTGTCTTCGTAGGTGGTATATCACGCCATTCGTCCTACCATAAGCAAATCATCA
This genomic window from Cryptococcus deuterogattii R265 chromosome 12, complete sequence contains:
- a CDS encoding PEK/GCN2 protein kinase, encoding MPEANKALQEEELDSLRAIYPDEWRDIPPTKTAWGTEVESGWWEVKICAIEDERVSVILKGKMIQAYPHQIPPLLLREPEYLTANHVQQLHRIVQDKARSKIGEVMIFELIDTVRDFISENHAPLPSPGDVNLMEEKARREEAQRAAEEASRATEAERKKKELDKNNRYLHDQIQLNTIKKKETANNAKYLEEERRRQESLAILDVGDLDKRELELDEAIAVDGWEGSWKSWILFGGKRETLWTTYTAEPDRKHNPSQRSDTASFVRASSPNVTVHIVDFANPYYSTAIGIKRIEACTVEALRAQGTMSEHVVKVYAVKREKSPKGWERLVLVTEGLSDNMKLRSWIPKEGFGEDLSKEYISQVLIGLSQLHQRNSCQKQLDLDFTLISTTSNGEKIVKLAGTGYARRIVDLHRSNPFIKNVIQTLPEEWLSPDERDSPHSYTRPRDMWHAGLLLIQMLFGPETLRTYHNFPTLLQHAPGLSDSMTELLTGLLHPNPKKRLTADESLAKLRSFDDVTRRAVRISSAPGHARHQSIPQNSQAILGVSPINRGLFNFLPNTPQPLTPRLSRYRADFEEVEFLGKGGFGEVVKARNKLDGRFYAIKKVKLRPEDNEQKVYREVNNLSRVNHQHIVRYYGCWLEDANPPDVTPTLEDSIHSTSTAGTGATCSTEEDIFAVNFDDFSLSRRDQSRSASFPRIRFTNSNGDDDDDSDEDDSSEDDDSDSDTESESSAATADPSEPRGRSQPKSSLFRQRSQRQSIPGKPSASTSVMTSSTSDGMVRRILYIQMEFVEKQTLREAITAGLTDNEVWRLLRQVLSALAHMASLGIVHRDLKPSNILLDGDGNVKIADFGLSTSEMTAIEIASGQIASPVDNIDQTSNIGTSLYIAPEVAISRSYNEKADMYSLGIIFFEMCYPFKTAMERVHILTAVRQSSISFPPGWAPNHKPNEREIIQRLLAHDPAARFKATELLRSPLLPTPEKRKEDYDAVIFELTDPKSSHYNTLLDTLFDRTSHNIVDVNHRLVDYTYDNDSDDQLQVWLTVVIQRLVDLFQRHGAVETYLPLLIPETTLLDAFPNLDPVRLIEKSGQVVQLPSSSVLAMGRSATRRQIERIKRYHVGRKYTEHQLGGQPVVSGELSFDIVSPIHSAAAEAECLEVVDKVISEFRGMRGTSSVEYEFHVSHETVLDAILSIIPDRPDKPRLKVLEQFRNLGASNSVNPSTQSRNLLSNVTGLSRMLMDELEQCCITGDFEVVRKRLESIFTLAGAKRKLAIALDDMANVINSARACGVSRKILFRPTLAKHSEFFRGGFMFECVRKGKQKDVVAYGGRYDSLLEHFKQPAMHSQSRRVFGVGMSIAVDQLARIVSRYESSLSRRLMEKPNEDERSFGYWSPARCDVYVASFPQVDLAHRLQIIGELWRAGIRADFQYDDGRSLEEVTQECQDQNILYLVIPKASRSTIKIRSILRRSEVEVPRNDLCNHLRIVISDQRRIDASYATAEGSIPSAQAAALSVEPKQAEVEIKLILPPEPMSAKGTKGRPVRKHRHGTKSVYYDKASDFATQTQSTLPVLGIDLPPLLICQLTLDTAWITDDEAWRSLLNKEGVHPGDRRYMDSIREGVQQMRAGGGGPGGSGGGGGGGGGGSGGGGAGGGGSMGRDNGWVWLFSVRDNKGFLLQVGHGK